One Thermus sp. CCB_US3_UF1 DNA window includes the following coding sequences:
- a CDS encoding alanine--glyoxylate aminotransferase family protein — protein MEWLLTPGPVRLHPKALEALARPQLHHRTEPARELFLRARSLLQAAFATQGEVLILTGSGTLAMEALVLNLFAPGERVLVPVYGKFSERFAEIAESAGLRVDRLELPYGQVPTPERVARPGYRGLLLVHSETSTGALVDLPALAQAFKGENPEGLVGADMVTSLLVSPVALEAWGVDGAVSGSQKGLMCPPGLGLVALAPRALEGLRPRGYYLDLARELRAQREGESAWTPAINLVGAVAAVLEEVLPRLEDHLALKAWQNALLYRVGEELGLRAVPVTQSPAVAAFYLPEGVPYRAVKEAFAQRGAVIAGGQGPLRGRIFRLSLMGSYDRYEALGVAALFREALGDILLPS, from the coding sequence ATGGAGTGGCTCCTCACCCCCGGACCTGTGCGGCTTCACCCTAAGGCCCTGGAGGCCTTGGCCCGCCCCCAGCTCCACCACCGCACCGAGCCCGCGCGGGAGCTTTTTCTGAGGGCCCGAAGCCTTCTGCAGGCGGCCTTTGCCACCCAGGGCGAGGTGCTCATCCTTACGGGAAGCGGCACCCTGGCCATGGAGGCCCTGGTGCTCAACCTCTTCGCCCCGGGGGAGAGGGTGTTGGTGCCCGTCTACGGCAAGTTCTCCGAGCGCTTCGCCGAGATTGCGGAAAGCGCGGGGCTTCGGGTGGACCGCCTCGAGCTTCCCTACGGCCAGGTGCCCACCCCCGAAAGGGTGGCCCGCCCCGGGTACCGGGGGCTCCTCCTCGTCCACTCGGAAACCTCCACCGGGGCCCTGGTGGACCTCCCCGCCTTGGCCCAGGCCTTCAAGGGGGAAAACCCCGAGGGCCTGGTGGGGGCGGACATGGTCACGAGCCTCCTGGTCTCCCCGGTGGCCCTCGAGGCCTGGGGGGTGGACGGGGCGGTCTCCGGGAGCCAAAAGGGCCTCATGTGCCCACCCGGCTTGGGCTTGGTGGCCCTTGCCCCTCGGGCCTTGGAGGGGCTTAGGCCCCGGGGGTACTACCTGGACCTGGCCCGGGAACTCCGGGCCCAGCGGGAAGGGGAGAGCGCCTGGACCCCGGCCATCAACCTGGTGGGGGCGGTGGCGGCGGTGCTGGAGGAGGTCCTGCCCCGCCTGGAGGACCACCTGGCCCTCAAGGCCTGGCAGAACGCCCTCCTCTACCGGGTGGGAGAGGAGCTGGGCCTAAGGGCGGTGCCTGTGACCCAAAGCCCGGCGGTGGCCGCCTTTTACCTGCCCGAGGGGGTGCCCTACCGGGCGGTCAAGGAGGCCTTTGCCCAGCGGGGGGCGGTGATCGCCGGGGGGCAGGGCCCCTTGCGGGGAAGGATCTTCCGCCTCTCCCTCATGGGCTCCTACGACCGCTACGAGGCCCTGGGGGTGGCGGCCCTCTTCAGGGAAGCCCTTGGCGATATTCTTCTACCTTCCTGA
- a CDS encoding TIGR01440 family protein, with the protein MEGLKRQAERAIREFLELFPMERGALFVLGGSTSEVLGERVGTRPSLEAAEAILEGLLSPLLERGVWVAVQACEHLNRALVVEREAARAYGLEEVTVFPHPKAGGSLATAAFLRFRDPVMVESLRAQAHGGMDIGGVLIGMHLRPVAVPLRLPSRRIGEAPLIAAKTRPKLVGGARAVYTREEMLRKVEEYRQGLP; encoded by the coding sequence ATGGAGGGGCTAAAGCGGCAGGCGGAACGGGCCATCCGGGAGTTTTTGGAACTCTTCCCCATGGAGCGGGGCGCCCTTTTCGTCCTTGGGGGGTCCACCAGCGAGGTCCTGGGGGAGCGGGTGGGGACAAGGCCCAGCCTCGAGGCCGCCGAGGCCATCCTGGAGGGCCTCCTATCCCCCCTTCTGGAGCGGGGGGTGTGGGTGGCGGTCCAGGCCTGCGAGCACCTAAACCGGGCCCTGGTGGTGGAGCGGGAGGCGGCCCGGGCCTACGGCCTGGAGGAGGTGACGGTCTTCCCCCACCCCAAGGCGGGGGGCAGCCTGGCCACCGCGGCTTTCCTCCGCTTCCGGGACCCGGTGATGGTGGAGTCCCTCCGGGCCCAGGCCCACGGGGGGATGGACATCGGCGGGGTGCTCATTGGCATGCACCTGAGGCCCGTGGCCGTCCCCTTGCGCCTTCCCTCGAGGCGGATCGGGGAGGCACCCCTCATCGCCGCCAAGACCCGGCCCAAGCTGGTGGGCGGGGCCCGGGCGGTCTACACCCGGGAGGAGATGCTCAGGAAGGTAGAAGAATATCGCCAAGGGCTTCCCTGA
- the mqnP gene encoding menaquinone biosynthesis prenyltransferase MqnP: protein MRRLRLYLELIRFEHTLFALPFAYGGMLWAAGGWPGFRTFLLVTLAMVGARTMAMALNRLIDWRIDALNPRTQNRHLPRGLVKPGETLLLALLGLVLLVYAGLALNPLTARLLPVAVLFLTGYSYTKRFTWLCHYVLGLTIGAAAAGGWIAVTGSFAPTAYWLWAGVGLWIAGFDILYATQDYAFDRAYGVKSIPARFGIPRALALARATHLLAWLAFLEAGLAYGAGPLYFLGLLLVGGLLLYEHRLVSPRDLSRVDVAFFQANVGVSLGMFLFLVLDLLL, encoded by the coding sequence GTGAGGCGCCTCCGGCTTTACCTGGAACTCATCCGCTTTGAGCATACCCTCTTCGCCCTTCCCTTCGCCTACGGGGGGATGCTCTGGGCGGCAGGGGGCTGGCCGGGATTCCGGACCTTCCTCCTGGTCACCTTGGCCATGGTGGGGGCCAGGACCATGGCCATGGCCCTGAACCGCCTCATCGACTGGCGGATCGACGCCCTCAACCCCCGCACCCAAAACCGCCACCTGCCCCGGGGGCTGGTCAAGCCCGGGGAAACCCTCCTCCTGGCCCTTTTGGGCCTGGTCCTATTGGTCTACGCCGGCCTTGCCCTAAACCCCCTCACCGCAAGGCTCTTGCCCGTGGCCGTCCTCTTCCTCACCGGCTACTCCTACACCAAGCGCTTCACCTGGCTTTGCCATTACGTCCTGGGCCTCACCATTGGGGCGGCGGCTGCCGGGGGCTGGATCGCGGTCACGGGAAGCTTTGCCCCCACCGCCTACTGGCTTTGGGCCGGGGTGGGGCTTTGGATCGCCGGGTTTGACATCCTCTACGCCACCCAGGACTACGCCTTTGACCGGGCCTACGGGGTGAAGAGCATCCCCGCCCGCTTCGGCATCCCTAGGGCCCTGGCCCTGGCCCGGGCCACCCACCTTTTGGCCTGGCTGGCCTTCCTCGAGGCGGGCCTGGCCTACGGGGCTGGGCCCCTTTACTTCCTGGGCCTCCTCCTGGTGGGGGGGCTCCTCCTCTACGAGCACCGCTTGGTCTCCCCTCGGGACCTCTCCCGGGTGGACGTGGCCTTCTTCCAGGCCAACGTAGGGGTAAGCCTGGGGATGTTTCTCTTCCTCGTCTTGGACCTCCTCCTCTAG
- the panD gene encoding aspartate 1-decarboxylase, protein MFHAKIHRATVTQADLHYVGSVTVDQDLLDAAGILPYEQVDIYDISNGARLTTYALPGPRGSGVVQINGAAAHLVRPGDLVILVAYGVFTEEEARALKPTVVLVDEKNRILEVRKG, encoded by the coding sequence ATGTTCCACGCCAAAATCCACCGGGCCACCGTGACCCAGGCCGACCTACACTACGTGGGCTCGGTGACCGTGGACCAAGACCTCCTGGACGCCGCTGGCATCCTTCCCTACGAGCAGGTGGACATCTACGACATCAGCAACGGGGCCCGGCTCACCACCTACGCCCTCCCTGGCCCCCGGGGCTCGGGGGTGGTGCAGATCAATGGGGCCGCCGCCCACCTGGTGCGCCCAGGGGACCTGGTGATCCTGGTGGCCTACGGGGTGTTCACCGAGGAGGAGGCGCGGGCCCTGAAGCCCACCGTGGTCCTGGTGGACGAGAAAAACCGCATCCTGGAGGTGCGCAAAGGGTGA
- a CDS encoding NFACT family protein gives MEGLLIHAVLRELLPELPALNLGLAFPEEGTLAVLLKGRSGRIFNLVLHYRPPSPSLVLEEGTLLGEAKTPFQRQLAARVKGPLKEAEQLKLDRVVFLRFAGEKGFVDTPPTTLVFEATGRNANLLLLDEEGRILGVDRVITQEVNRYRELRPGLPYTPPPPYAKLDPRTLTPEDLQGLLGQPLKAVVRHVDGVGLELMRELARRAGLTPETPLDPPGLERLYQALKGLVEDPRLRTTLSEELRARWAEEEKEALRKPLLEALEREKRTLLARLADYQGALARLEEAAGLRQKADLLLARLKAVPKGAKEVILEGFDGQPVAIPLDPGLTPQENAKKLYERARRLEELAERALDLIPKTEERVRALEAEMARIARADLGELLALTRKPREDKGPRLGLRYTSPSGFPVLVGRNAKENDLLTRLAHSEDLWFHAQGVPGSHVILKAEGKNPPLEDLLFAARLAAYHSKARGEKQVPVDYTRKKHVWRPRKAPPGQVLYTGAKTLFVEGTLPGEGEAG, from the coding sequence ATGGAAGGCCTCCTGATCCATGCCGTCTTGCGGGAGCTCCTCCCCGAGCTGCCCGCCCTCAACCTGGGCCTGGCCTTCCCCGAGGAGGGCACCCTGGCGGTCCTCCTCAAGGGGCGGTCGGGGCGGATCTTCAACCTGGTCCTCCACTACCGGCCCCCAAGCCCAAGCCTGGTGCTGGAGGAGGGCACCCTCCTGGGGGAGGCCAAGACCCCCTTCCAGCGCCAGCTCGCCGCCCGGGTGAAAGGCCCCCTGAAGGAGGCGGAGCAGCTCAAGCTGGACCGGGTGGTCTTCCTGCGCTTCGCCGGGGAAAAGGGGTTCGTGGACACCCCCCCCACCACCCTGGTCTTTGAGGCCACGGGGAGGAACGCCAACCTCCTTCTCCTGGACGAGGAAGGGCGGATCCTGGGGGTGGACCGGGTCATCACCCAGGAGGTGAACCGCTACCGCGAGCTGCGGCCCGGCCTCCCCTACACCCCCCCACCCCCCTACGCCAAGCTGGACCCCAGGACCCTTACCCCAGAGGACCTCCAGGGGCTTCTGGGCCAGCCCCTCAAGGCGGTGGTGCGCCACGTGGACGGGGTGGGCCTGGAGCTGATGCGGGAGCTGGCCCGGCGGGCCGGCCTTACCCCCGAAACCCCCCTGGACCCACCGGGTCTGGAAAGGCTCTACCAGGCCCTGAAAGGCCTGGTGGAAGACCCCAGGCTGCGCACCACCCTTTCGGAGGAGCTTAGGGCCAGGTGGGCCGAGGAGGAGAAGGAAGCCCTAAGAAAGCCCCTCCTCGAGGCCCTGGAACGGGAAAAGAGAACCCTGCTTGCCCGGCTTGCCGACTACCAGGGGGCCCTGGCCCGCCTGGAGGAGGCGGCGGGCTTGCGCCAGAAGGCCGACCTCCTCCTGGCCCGGCTCAAGGCCGTGCCCAAGGGGGCCAAGGAGGTGATCCTGGAAGGCTTTGACGGCCAGCCCGTGGCCATCCCCCTGGACCCGGGCCTCACCCCCCAGGAGAACGCCAAGAAGCTCTACGAGCGGGCCAGGCGCCTGGAGGAGCTGGCGGAGCGGGCCCTGGACCTCATCCCCAAAACGGAGGAAAGGGTACGGGCCCTGGAGGCGGAGATGGCCCGCATCGCCCGGGCGGACCTGGGGGAGCTTCTGGCCCTTACCCGGAAGCCCAGGGAGGACAAGGGCCCCAGGCTGGGCCTGCGCTACACCTCCCCCTCGGGCTTCCCCGTCCTGGTGGGGCGCAACGCCAAGGAAAACGACCTCCTCACCCGCCTGGCCCACTCCGAGGACCTCTGGTTCCACGCCCAAGGGGTACCGGGGAGCCACGTGATCCTGAAGGCTGAGGGGAAAAACCCGCCCCTAGAGGACCTCCTCTTCGCCGCCAGGCTCGCCGCCTACCACTCCAAGGCCCGGGGGGAGAAGCAGGTGCCCGTGGACTACACCCGCAAAAAGCACGTCTGGCGGCCCCGCAAAGCCCCCCCCGGGCAGGTGCTCTACACGGGGGCCAAGACCCTTTTCGTGGAGGGCACGCTTCCCGGGGAGGGGGAGGCGGGATAA
- a CDS encoding tRNA (adenine-N1)-methyltransferase, protein MGGVEGEVFLLKDQKGRAFLVWLKEGGVFHHHRGTVPHEAIRKAGPGGQVRTHLGEVLSVHRPTLEEYVLHMRRSATPTYPKDASALVALLDLAPGMRVLEAGTGSGGLTLFLARAVGPEGWVESYEKRPQHLAQAQRNVRAFWRVENVRFHALSLEEAQLEGESFHGVALDLMEPWKVLPQAARALMPDRLLAAYLPNITQVLELVREAEGLPLRLERVLEVAWREWEVRPPVAHPRFQQVGHTAFLVVFRKWKAS, encoded by the coding sequence GTGGGCGGGGTGGAAGGCGAGGTTTTCCTCCTCAAGGACCAAAAGGGCCGGGCCTTTTTGGTGTGGCTCAAGGAGGGCGGGGTCTTCCACCACCACCGGGGTACGGTCCCCCACGAGGCCATCCGAAAGGCCGGCCCCGGGGGGCAGGTCCGCACCCATCTGGGCGAGGTGCTTTCCGTGCACCGCCCGACCCTGGAGGAGTACGTCCTCCACATGCGGCGGAGCGCCACCCCCACCTACCCCAAGGACGCCAGCGCCCTGGTAGCCCTCCTGGACCTGGCCCCGGGCATGCGGGTCCTCGAGGCCGGCACCGGTTCCGGAGGGCTCACCCTCTTCCTGGCCCGGGCCGTGGGGCCTGAGGGCTGGGTGGAAAGCTACGAAAAGCGCCCCCAGCACCTGGCCCAGGCCCAAAGGAACGTCCGAGCCTTCTGGCGGGTGGAAAACGTCCGCTTCCACGCCCTAAGCCTGGAGGAAGCCCAGCTGGAAGGGGAAAGCTTCCACGGGGTGGCCCTGGACCTGATGGAGCCCTGGAAGGTCCTGCCCCAGGCGGCCCGGGCCCTGATGCCCGACCGCCTCCTGGCCGCCTACCTGCCCAACATCACCCAGGTCCTGGAGCTGGTGCGGGAAGCAGAGGGCCTGCCCCTTAGGCTGGAGAGGGTCTTGGAGGTGGCCTGGCGGGAGTGGGAGGTGCGCCCTCCCGTGGCCCACCCCCGCTTCCAGCAGGTGGGGCACACGGCCTTTTTGGTGGTCTTTAGAAAATGGAAGGCCTCCTGA
- a CDS encoding DsbA family protein — protein MRGLALGLLLGLALAQTARPVEAFTRALGEPPPGARVEVEARNGRLLAATYQGPRNAAFLALLLEKATGEALGQAFLSWYAQNAPRLTGQRLTLRLGEAHLLELSLGEGLWARVAPVSVPESAFGQDRLVLGQQGPFLRVFSDFQCPFCQRLAREVLPALKARAARGKVRLSYRHFPLTEIHPEALPAAMAAECAHRQGAFWAYHDRLMAGRLGDYLGLAQALGLEEEAFARCLRDPGVRAKVEEERALALRLGLRGTPAVFAGPYRVPNPFDLPQVLDYLELAR, from the coding sequence ATGAGGGGGCTGGCCTTAGGGCTCCTCCTGGGCCTGGCCCTGGCCCAGACCGCCAGGCCGGTGGAGGCCTTTACCCGGGCCCTGGGCGAACCCCCGCCCGGGGCCAGGGTGGAGGTGGAAGCCCGGAATGGCCGCCTCCTGGCCGCCACCTACCAGGGGCCCAGGAACGCGGCCTTCCTAGCCCTCCTGCTGGAAAAGGCCACCGGGGAGGCCCTGGGGCAGGCCTTCCTCAGTTGGTACGCGCAAAACGCCCCCAGGCTCACGGGCCAGCGCCTCACCCTTCGCCTGGGGGAGGCCCACCTGCTGGAGCTATCCCTGGGTGAGGGCTTGTGGGCCCGGGTGGCCCCCGTAAGCGTGCCCGAAAGCGCCTTCGGCCAGGACCGCCTGGTCCTGGGGCAACAGGGGCCTTTTCTCCGGGTGTTTTCCGATTTCCAGTGCCCCTTCTGCCAACGCCTGGCCCGGGAGGTCCTCCCTGCCCTCAAGGCCCGGGCGGCCCGGGGGAAGGTGCGCCTCAGCTACCGCCATTTCCCCCTCACGGAGATCCACCCCGAGGCCCTGCCCGCGGCCATGGCCGCGGAGTGCGCCCACCGCCAGGGGGCCTTCTGGGCCTACCACGACCGCCTAATGGCGGGCCGCCTGGGGGACTACCTAGGCCTGGCCCAGGCCCTGGGGCTGGAGGAGGAAGCCTTTGCCCGATGCCTAAGGGACCCTGGGGTGCGGGCCAAGGTGGAGGAGGAGCGGGCCTTGGCCCTAAGGCTGGGCTTACGGGGTACCCCGGCGGTCTTCGCCGGCCCCTACCGGGTGCCCAACCCCTTTGACCTCCCCCAGGTGCTGGACTACCTGGAGCTTGCCCGCTAA
- a CDS encoding cyclic-di-AMP receptor, with protein sequence MKLIVAIVQDTDAPGLTKALMERGLQSTKLASTGGFLREGNTTLLIGLEDDRVEEVLDLIREKCRTRTRLVTRGLPLSEAPDPFLAQPVEVQVGGAVVFVLPVEGFFKV encoded by the coding sequence ATGAAGCTCATCGTGGCCATCGTGCAGGACACCGACGCTCCCGGGCTCACCAAGGCCCTGATGGAGCGGGGCCTGCAGTCCACCAAGCTGGCCTCCACGGGGGGGTTTCTCCGGGAAGGGAACACCACCTTGCTCATCGGCCTGGAGGACGACCGGGTGGAGGAGGTGCTGGATCTCATCCGGGAAAAGTGCCGCACCCGCACCCGCCTGGTGACCCGGGGCCTCCCCCTATCCGAAGCCCCTGACCCCTTCCTGGCCCAGCCGGTGGAGGTGCAGGTGGGGGGGGCGGTGGTCTTCGTCCTGCCGGTGGAAGGCTTCTTCAAGGTATGA
- the carB gene encoding carbamoyl-phosphate synthase large subunit, producing MPPRRDLKKILIIGSGPITIGQAAEFDYSGTQAVKALRGAGYEAILVNSNPATIMTDPDLAERTYVEPLTLEYLEKVLAKERPDALLPTLGGQTALNLSMALYEEGILARYGVELIGAKAEAIRKGEDREEFQKAMRKIGLEVPRGRMVASLEEGLHFAREVGYPVVVRPSFTLGGTGGGIARNEEELKEVLGRGLLLSPVHTALVEESVLGWKEFELEVMRDHADTVVIITSIENVDPMGVHTGDSITVAPAQTLSDQEYQRMRDAAKAVIREIGVDTGGSNIQFAVDPKTGRQVVIEMNPRVSRSSALASKATGFPIAKIAALLAVGYRLDELPNDITRKTPASFEPTIDYVVVKIPRFAFEKFQDLPNTLGGLKDELSTQMKSVGEVMAIGRTFKEALLKALRGLERDVRALAGVKTEALEGKLYPNPDRIYAVLELLRRGMPVEELYGATRIDPWFLHQMKEVVEAEEWLKGHPPRDREDWRFYKGLGLSDRRIGELLGQGEEAVRQARQAHGVAPVYKTVDTCAAEFEAYTPYHYSTYELEDEVWASERPKVVILGSGPIRIGQGVEFDYATVHAVWALKEAGYETIMVNSNPETVSTDYDTADRLYFEPLTLEDVLNLVEHEKPLGVIATLGGQTPLKLAQGLEEAGVKLLGTPFAAIHQAEDREAFHRLCQRLGIPQPEGRVAATPEEALGLAEEVGFPLLARPSYVLGGRAMRVLRNREELRHYLEEVYAPLQDKPSILLDRYLEGALELDVDALADGEEVMIAGVMEHVERAGVHSGDSATVLPPVHLSPAALTKVKDYTRRLALALGVKGLLNVQYAVQGEEVYILEANPRASRTVPFVSKAIGVPLAKLAALIAVGKTLRELGIEDLEPVPPYYAVKEVVIPWLKFPGVIPVLGPEMRSTGESMGMDEDPYLAYYKAQLGAGQKLPLTGRVRFLEEGLPEGERARLEEVKRLYLEAGFSLAQDAYDLLISPVPHPELRRAVEKGLPFITTLEGAWWSLQAILRAREKDPEARSLQEWHRMPKPLPTPRV from the coding sequence ATGCCGCCGAGAAGAGACCTCAAGAAGATCCTCATCATCGGTTCGGGGCCCATCACCATCGGGCAGGCCGCGGAGTTTGACTACTCCGGCACCCAGGCGGTGAAAGCCCTGCGGGGAGCGGGGTACGAGGCCATCCTGGTCAACTCCAACCCCGCCACCATCATGACCGACCCCGACCTGGCCGAACGCACCTACGTGGAGCCCCTTACCCTGGAGTACCTGGAGAAGGTCCTGGCCAAGGAGCGCCCCGATGCCCTCCTGCCCACCCTGGGCGGCCAGACGGCCCTGAACCTCTCCATGGCCCTTTACGAGGAGGGGATCCTGGCCCGCTACGGGGTGGAGCTCATCGGGGCCAAGGCCGAGGCCATACGCAAGGGGGAGGACCGGGAGGAGTTCCAGAAGGCCATGCGCAAGATCGGCCTCGAGGTGCCCCGGGGCAGGATGGTGGCTAGCCTGGAGGAGGGCCTCCACTTCGCCCGGGAGGTGGGCTACCCCGTGGTGGTCCGACCCTCCTTTACCCTGGGGGGCACCGGAGGCGGCATCGCCCGCAACGAAGAGGAGCTCAAGGAGGTGCTGGGCCGGGGCCTCCTCCTCTCCCCCGTGCACACCGCCTTGGTGGAGGAATCGGTCTTAGGCTGGAAAGAGTTTGAGCTGGAGGTGATGCGGGACCACGCGGACACGGTGGTCATCATCACCAGCATTGAGAACGTGGACCCCATGGGGGTCCACACCGGGGACTCCATCACCGTGGCCCCAGCCCAGACCCTTTCCGACCAGGAGTACCAGCGCATGCGGGATGCGGCCAAGGCGGTGATCCGGGAGATCGGGGTGGACACCGGCGGGTCCAACATCCAGTTCGCCGTGGACCCCAAGACGGGCCGCCAGGTGGTCATTGAGATGAACCCCCGGGTGTCCCGCTCCAGCGCCCTGGCCTCCAAAGCCACCGGCTTCCCCATCGCCAAGATCGCCGCCCTCCTGGCGGTGGGCTACCGCCTGGACGAGCTGCCCAACGACATCACCCGCAAGACCCCGGCCTCCTTTGAGCCCACCATCGACTACGTAGTGGTGAAGATCCCCCGCTTCGCCTTCGAGAAGTTCCAGGACCTGCCCAACACCCTGGGGGGGCTTAAGGACGAGCTCTCCACCCAGATGAAGTCCGTGGGGGAGGTGATGGCCATCGGCCGCACCTTCAAGGAGGCCCTCCTCAAGGCCCTCCGCGGCCTGGAGCGGGACGTGCGGGCCCTGGCAGGGGTGAAAACAGAGGCCCTGGAAGGGAAGCTTTACCCCAACCCTGACCGCATCTACGCCGTGCTGGAACTTCTCAGGCGGGGGATGCCGGTGGAGGAGCTCTACGGGGCCACCCGCATTGACCCCTGGTTCCTCCACCAGATGAAGGAGGTGGTGGAGGCCGAGGAGTGGCTCAAGGGCCACCCCCCCAGGGACCGGGAGGACTGGCGGTTTTACAAGGGCCTGGGCCTCTCCGACCGGCGGATAGGGGAACTCTTGGGCCAAGGGGAGGAGGCCGTGCGCCAGGCCCGCCAGGCCCACGGGGTGGCCCCCGTCTACAAGACCGTGGACACCTGCGCCGCAGAGTTTGAGGCCTACACCCCCTACCACTACTCCACCTATGAGCTGGAGGACGAGGTCTGGGCCTCGGAAAGGCCCAAGGTGGTGATCCTGGGCTCCGGGCCCATCCGCATCGGCCAGGGGGTGGAGTTTGACTACGCCACGGTGCACGCGGTCTGGGCCCTGAAGGAGGCGGGCTACGAGACCATCATGGTGAACTCCAACCCCGAAACGGTTTCCACCGATTACGACACCGCCGACCGCCTCTACTTTGAACCCCTCACCCTGGAGGACGTCCTCAACCTGGTGGAGCACGAAAAGCCCCTGGGGGTGATCGCCACCCTGGGGGGCCAGACCCCCTTGAAGCTGGCCCAAGGGCTGGAGGAGGCCGGGGTCAAGCTCCTCGGCACCCCCTTCGCGGCCATCCATCAGGCGGAGGACCGGGAGGCCTTCCACCGCCTTTGCCAACGGCTCGGCATCCCCCAGCCCGAGGGCCGGGTAGCGGCCACCCCCGAGGAGGCCCTGGGCCTGGCCGAGGAGGTGGGCTTCCCCCTCTTGGCCCGGCCCAGCTACGTCCTGGGGGGACGGGCCATGCGGGTCCTGAGGAACCGGGAAGAGCTTCGGCATTACCTGGAAGAGGTCTACGCTCCCCTCCAGGACAAGCCCTCCATCCTCCTGGACCGCTACCTGGAAGGGGCCCTGGAGCTGGACGTGGACGCCCTAGCCGACGGGGAGGAGGTGATGATCGCCGGGGTGATGGAGCACGTGGAGCGGGCCGGGGTCCACTCCGGGGACTCGGCCACGGTCCTCCCCCCGGTGCACCTCTCCCCCGCGGCCTTGACCAAGGTGAAGGACTACACCCGCCGCCTGGCCCTGGCCCTGGGGGTGAAGGGGCTTCTCAACGTGCAGTACGCCGTTCAAGGGGAAGAGGTCTACATCCTGGAGGCCAACCCCCGGGCCAGCCGCACCGTGCCCTTCGTCTCCAAGGCCATCGGCGTACCCCTGGCCAAGCTGGCGGCCCTGATCGCCGTGGGCAAGACCCTTAGGGAGCTTGGGATAGAGGACCTGGAACCCGTGCCCCCCTACTACGCGGTCAAGGAGGTGGTCATCCCCTGGCTCAAGTTTCCCGGGGTCATCCCGGTCCTGGGCCCGGAGATGCGCTCCACGGGGGAGAGCATGGGGATGGACGAGGACCCCTACCTGGCCTACTACAAGGCCCAGCTTGGCGCCGGGCAGAAGCTCCCCCTCACGGGGCGGGTGCGCTTCCTGGAAGAAGGCCTCCCGGAAGGGGAAAGGGCGCGGCTGGAGGAGGTGAAGCGCCTTTACCTGGAAGCGGGCTTTTCCCTCGCCCAGGACGCGTACGACCTCCTCATCAGCCCCGTGCCCCATCCCGAGTTGAGGCGGGCGGTGGAGAAGGGGCTTCCCTTCATCACCACCCTCGAGGGGGCCTGGTGGAGCCTCCAGGCCATCCTAAGGGCCCGGGAAAAGGACCCCGAGGCCCGAAGCCTGCAGGAGTGGCACCGGATGCCCAAGCCCCTCCCAACCCCAAGGGTGTAG
- a CDS encoding rhodanese-like domain-containing protein, with product MRKVPPEELPALLAQGVKVVDVRPAERRTSPLPFAADWVPLEKIQKGEHGLPRVPLLLVCEKGLLSQVAALYLEAEGYEAMSLEGGLQALTEGR from the coding sequence ATGCGCAAGGTGCCTCCCGAGGAGCTCCCCGCCCTTTTGGCCCAAGGGGTGAAGGTGGTGGACGTGCGCCCTGCGGAGCGGCGCACTTCCCCCTTGCCCTTTGCCGCCGACTGGGTGCCCCTGGAGAAAATCCAAAAGGGTGAGCACGGCCTGCCCCGGGTTCCCCTGCTTCTGGTGTGCGAGAAGGGGCTTTTGAGCCAGGTGGCGGCCCTTTACCTCGAGGCCGAGGGGTACGAGGCCATGAGCCTGGAGGGCGGGCTTCAGGCCTTGACGGAGGGGAGGTAG